From the genome of Elusimicrobiaceae bacterium, one region includes:
- a CDS encoding inositol monophosphatase family protein: MKEQTVLTSALKTCGGILLHYFRRTDYKLKGKGDLLTQADLESQRAALEIITSAFPEHDYLAEEKSERITGSRHLWVMDPLDGTTNYAHGLPTACVSIALLKDGEPVLGGVLDPFRDELFLARKGHGSTLNGGKIRVTKTAKLKDSLLFTGFPYDRYKRGNFYCGFIEDFLKICHDIRRTGSAALDMSWIAAGRSDGYWEFVLKPWDVAAGRLLVQEAGGKVTDFSGKPWTAIERYGAETLATNGLIHTEMLRIIKHRLKTGME, from the coding sequence ATGAAAGAACAAACCGTTCTGACAAGCGCGTTAAAAACCTGCGGCGGGATCCTGCTGCACTACTTCCGCAGGACCGATTATAAACTCAAGGGCAAAGGCGATCTGCTGACGCAGGCGGATCTGGAATCACAGCGGGCCGCGCTGGAAATAATCACCAGCGCGTTTCCCGAACACGATTATCTGGCGGAGGAGAAGTCGGAACGCATAACCGGCTCGCGCCACCTTTGGGTAATGGACCCGCTCGACGGAACCACCAACTACGCGCACGGCCTGCCGACCGCCTGCGTGTCCATCGCGCTGCTTAAAGACGGCGAGCCCGTTCTGGGCGGGGTGCTGGATCCGTTCCGCGACGAACTTTTTCTGGCGCGCAAAGGCCACGGTTCAACCCTTAACGGCGGGAAAATCCGCGTTACCAAAACCGCGAAACTGAAAGACTCCCTGCTGTTCACCGGATTTCCGTATGACCGCTACAAACGCGGAAATTTTTACTGCGGGTTCATCGAAGATTTCCTTAAAATCTGCCATGATATCCGCCGCACCGGCTCCGCCGCTCTTGACATGAGCTGGATCGCCGCGGGCCGCAGCGACGGCTACTGGGAATTCGTCCTCAAGCCGTGGGACGTGGCCGCCGGCCGCCTGCTCGTGCAGGAGGCGGGGGGCAAAGTGACCGATTTTTCCGGCAAGCCGTGGACCGCCATCGAACGCTACGGAGCGGAAACACTCGCCACCAACGGGCTCATTCACACCGAAATGCTGCGTATCATCAAACACCGCCTGAAAACCGGAATGGAATAG
- a CDS encoding SDR family NAD(P)-dependent oxidoreductase — protein MTKKLSEPIAIIGMGAIMPGALDKDTFWSNILNKKSSITEVPPDYWNPAIYYSPDHKATDRTYSKIGGFIRGFRFNAIKHRIPPKIAEQMDGTQHLAIETAHMALADSGYDRKPFDRKRTAVIVGNSMGGMKKETTDSRVHRLEIQDMLKRTKTYAKLGKAADDMLAEFETGVDAKFGVITEDTMPGELSNVIAGRLANVFDFNGTNFSVDAACATSLAAVQEAVNGLRLGNFDLCLCCGVDQMMQPSAYIKFCKIGALSADGSFVFDKKANGFVMGEAAGSIILKRLSDAVRDGDRVYAVIRAVGASSDGKGKGITAPNPKGQKLAIEHAFEQLDYSIADVQLVEAHGTGTVVGDATELAVLDECFKSGAAAGGVGVTSVKSNIGHCKAAAGMASMIKTALALHHKTLPPSINCTELNPAIDWSGSPLRVITEAEPWNTDKTRRANVSAFGFGGTNFHVALEEFGPSAIAAAQRALETQAEQPVAQARPFVQLHVPGEKLQGEAVTLSAGTMDALFAELEKLAQELDTGKPYPLILKAYPLNTNIKNGFGVSLSGATPAHLAENIAYFLKTARTANAWAADNLRLKMKGIYPFVPGKIQPKIGFVFPGQGSQYVDMLKDLASKYRIVQDTFDESDEIMQRLMNVKLTDVIWSRPGETREQLEKHEHAIKQTEMTQPAVLTADLAMMRLITSYGIKPHMLMGHSLGEYAAAVAADIFTFEGGLRAVSTRAKEMASIKVADNGMMASIAAPWEMVQEKIKAIPGYVAVANKNCPQQTVIAGDSKAIPAAIDMFNKQGIQAVAIPVSHAFHSKIIEPATVPYREFLKKIPVNRPQLPVFSNVTALPYPDDPDEIRELLAVQVCHTVEWISQLNNMYDQGVRLFVECGPKRVLSAFATATLADKKDIRVLATNHPKKGGIAEFNDLLANLMSSNIVLDWQGKDILKPGSIYTPSYEIWAKETAGLAASVPALPAQPAAPAPAPVADSASRFGFNTSNIGISGIAAGTPGSWDKAFREGNIDEILRGQNLIEPVSHKNQQSQIDKNVEYVVKAKDGNHRIEKLTDVAQAVKLAAQKGKFELSEEFGLPEKWARSMDNTFRLAIGAGLLALKDAGIPLVMYYKRTSTGGYLPEKWGLPKEMIDDTGVIFASAFPSTESVIKEVSGYLTAKFRTGTLADIETFYNTVISEIKSPETRAKLSRWYAENFARYHAQENGAYKFSTDFLLKAIPLGHSQFCQWINARGPATHVSAACSSTTQAVGIAEDWIRTGRARRIIIISADDVTTDIMQEWVLAGFLATGAATTAAVVSQAALPFDKRRHGMIVGMGAAALVVEDETSAARRGVKPLARVLGTEIANSAFHPTRLDVNHVSDVMERLVAKVERRYGFNRLDMAKNMMFMSHETYTPAKGGSASAEVNALKETFGPGATDIIVSNTKGFTGHAMGAGLEDVVSVRALTTGRVPPIANYQVPDPELAGINLSKGGKYNFKYALRLAAGFGSQLAMTVTERLCTDEESRIADSNVRESWLRLISGQNTPELEIFKNTLRVKDAGIKKGETPAVVIEAPQAFVKTAPAALPVMKTPASAPMPAAVVPEAEKPAAASAAPGANSRVEAEVLDLVSEKTGYPKDMLELDLDMEADLGIDTVKQAELFVAIREKYSIPQKEGVKLKDYPTIRHCINFVLTETGQAPSGAATATAAAPAAPAPAPAATPPAAVSAAEQAALTTVPRASGSPAVEAEVLDLVSEKTGYPKDMLELDLDMEADLGIDTVKQAELFVAIREKYSIPQREGIQLKDYPTIRHCINFVLTETGQAPSGAATATAAAPAAPAPAPAATPPAAVSAAEQAALTTVPRASGSPAVEAEVLDLVSEKTGYPKDMLELDLDMEADLGIDTVKQAELFVAIREKYSIPQREGIQLKDYPTIRHCINFVLTETGQAPSGAATATAAAPAAPAPAPATAPPAAVSAATPVASSATPATAVLERPAVAVSAGAAKVEQAVIELVSEKTGYPKDMLELDLDMEADLGIDTVKQAELFVAIREKYSIPQREGIQLKDYPTIRHCINFVLQETAAPAQDEKPATHETAALPVAQQAGPEPGRCIRLVPVTVEAPLTEEFDRKIAADRPVLLFSDNAKLTKAFQHELQKFAVPVHVFTSQKTRSKNTVIVNWDSIEDVEKNLREFAAENPDVQGIISLLGCQTSVLDLSASAHNDMVRYVMPYFLACKVFEKALANQAGADTFISINITLDGAFGFRTGKPFDPFYGAIAGTTQCLRKDMYELAKTRTKLIDCDPSLSPAAIAEQTVHEIMRGDDRMAIGFHDSLRTTYFAVSERVDTSKLRYPLDGKTFIVTGGGRGLGALFSQLAAKRAKVRVLVFDILELTDDTPKYARMNEAELAELKQSVWNRLKADSSVKATPVLLEREYARLTDPVTLHNNLQKLRTLGSEAEYYRCDVTDGKAIAECVKKIKARYGQIDGIVHFAGLERSKLVSDKTVEEFYRIFDVKADSAMKLAGSGVLKKGGFWVSASSIAGKFGNLGQSDYACANDYIAKLAVSLQNSGYRGVSAAMTAYGGTGMALRPGVKTFLESNGVDFIYPEEGMTAILDELMYSARPEIVLSGSLGKLDTDSQLQLNFFPERGSGGTKSDAGETGVPQQSAPRQHAAREENPGRPATTRQEDQTKEHAQPQPAKRRIEKPQLAETALNEPQPARQPEPAAEPGADPEVTASVLAMISDKTGYPKDMLELDLDMEADLGIDTVKQAELFVAIREHYGIGRREGVQLKDYPTIRHCINYVLAERAGDSNPSSAQAEPPGEQKPEPEPEPAAHSSQLTPEPVFRHTEKQKTHTEPAEHTAAQAAVNSGFPFLERETAFKKNQTLKTSKTFSIETDPYLADHSIADTPYVPGVIGIETFFEAAARLGGERPQMLRNIRFSLPIKLLRNRPQPVRINAERNRNGITMEIESDFINAKGVRMGAPRRHFSAATAENAALKWKSMPKPEFPQGKPLIDKAGIYKLYFHGPSFQVLDQIHSIGSKSVSAVYRRPQKPLWADGNARKLLAHPLLIEAAFQTCGFRDLNIEKRMALPDAVGLVYTNPDPDVPETLYVYGEYKGRNSEGRSVYNAYVYGKNGTLWAELQDYQMIAQ, from the coding sequence ATGACAAAGAAACTCTCCGAACCAATAGCCATTATCGGAATGGGCGCCATAATGCCCGGCGCGCTGGACAAGGATACGTTCTGGAGCAACATTCTCAATAAAAAATCCTCCATTACCGAAGTGCCGCCCGACTATTGGAACCCCGCGATCTACTACAGCCCCGACCACAAGGCGACTGACCGCACCTATTCAAAAATCGGCGGATTCATACGCGGCTTCAGATTTAACGCCATAAAACACCGCATTCCCCCGAAAATCGCTGAGCAGATGGACGGAACCCAGCACCTCGCCATAGAAACCGCGCACATGGCGCTGGCCGATTCCGGCTACGACAGGAAACCTTTTGACCGCAAACGCACCGCCGTCATCGTAGGCAATTCGATGGGCGGCATGAAGAAGGAAACCACCGATTCCCGCGTGCATCGCCTTGAAATACAGGACATGCTCAAGCGCACCAAAACCTACGCGAAACTGGGCAAGGCGGCGGACGACATGCTGGCCGAGTTCGAAACCGGAGTAGACGCCAAATTCGGAGTAATAACGGAAGACACGATGCCGGGCGAACTGTCCAACGTCATAGCCGGCCGGCTGGCAAATGTATTTGATTTTAACGGCACCAATTTCAGCGTGGACGCGGCGTGCGCCACGTCGCTGGCCGCCGTGCAGGAAGCGGTGAACGGGCTGCGGCTGGGCAATTTCGACCTGTGTCTGTGCTGCGGAGTGGACCAGATGATGCAGCCTTCGGCTTACATAAAATTCTGCAAGATCGGCGCGCTGTCGGCCGACGGCTCGTTCGTATTCGACAAAAAAGCCAACGGGTTCGTGATGGGCGAGGCCGCCGGCTCGATAATTCTCAAACGCCTGTCCGACGCGGTGCGCGACGGCGACCGGGTGTACGCGGTCATCCGCGCGGTAGGCGCGTCAAGCGACGGCAAGGGCAAAGGCATCACCGCGCCCAACCCCAAAGGCCAGAAACTCGCCATAGAACACGCTTTCGAACAGCTGGACTATTCCATTGCCGACGTGCAGCTTGTGGAAGCGCACGGCACCGGCACCGTGGTGGGCGACGCGACGGAACTCGCCGTGCTCGACGAATGCTTCAAATCGGGCGCCGCCGCGGGCGGAGTGGGGGTAACTTCGGTCAAATCCAATATCGGACACTGCAAGGCGGCCGCCGGCATGGCCTCGATGATCAAAACGGCTCTGGCGCTCCATCACAAAACCCTGCCGCCCTCCATCAACTGCACGGAGCTTAACCCGGCGATAGACTGGTCCGGCTCGCCTTTGCGCGTGATAACGGAAGCGGAGCCGTGGAACACCGACAAAACGCGCCGCGCCAATGTTTCCGCGTTCGGGTTCGGCGGGACCAATTTTCACGTCGCGCTGGAAGAGTTCGGGCCGTCGGCCATAGCCGCCGCGCAGCGCGCGCTGGAAACGCAGGCCGAGCAGCCCGTCGCGCAAGCCCGGCCTTTTGTGCAGCTGCATGTGCCCGGCGAAAAACTGCAGGGCGAAGCGGTCACGCTTTCCGCGGGCACCATGGACGCTTTATTCGCCGAACTGGAAAAACTGGCGCAGGAACTCGACACCGGAAAACCCTATCCGTTAATTCTCAAGGCCTATCCGCTCAACACCAATATCAAAAACGGGTTCGGCGTGTCGCTTTCCGGCGCGACTCCGGCCCACCTGGCCGAAAATATCGCCTATTTTCTCAAAACCGCCAGAACGGCGAACGCCTGGGCGGCCGACAATCTGCGCCTGAAAATGAAAGGAATCTATCCTTTCGTGCCGGGTAAAATACAGCCCAAAATCGGGTTCGTGTTTCCGGGTCAGGGCTCGCAGTATGTGGACATGCTCAAGGATCTGGCGTCGAAGTACCGGATCGTGCAGGACACGTTCGACGAATCTGACGAAATCATGCAGCGCCTCATGAACGTCAAACTGACCGACGTCATCTGGTCGCGGCCTGGCGAAACAAGGGAACAGCTTGAAAAACACGAGCACGCCATCAAGCAGACGGAAATGACCCAGCCCGCGGTTCTTACGGCCGATCTGGCCATGATGCGGCTGATCACCTCCTACGGCATCAAGCCGCACATGCTTATGGGACACAGTCTGGGCGAATACGCCGCCGCCGTCGCCGCCGATATTTTCACTTTTGAAGGCGGCCTGCGCGCCGTCAGCACCCGCGCCAAGGAAATGGCGAGCATCAAAGTAGCCGACAACGGCATGATGGCTTCCATCGCCGCGCCGTGGGAGATGGTGCAGGAAAAGATTAAAGCCATACCCGGTTATGTGGCCGTGGCCAACAAAAACTGCCCCCAGCAAACCGTAATAGCGGGCGACAGCAAAGCCATTCCCGCCGCGATTGACATGTTCAACAAACAGGGCATACAGGCCGTCGCGATACCGGTATCCCACGCTTTCCACTCGAAAATCATCGAACCGGCAACCGTGCCGTACCGCGAATTCCTTAAAAAGATCCCGGTCAACCGCCCGCAGCTGCCGGTTTTCTCAAACGTAACCGCGCTGCCCTACCCGGACGACCCGGATGAAATCAGGGAACTGCTCGCAGTGCAGGTATGCCATACCGTGGAATGGATCTCCCAGCTTAACAACATGTACGATCAGGGCGTGCGCCTGTTTGTGGAATGCGGGCCCAAGCGCGTGCTAAGCGCGTTCGCCACAGCCACGCTGGCGGACAAAAAAGACATCCGGGTACTGGCCACCAACCACCCGAAAAAAGGCGGCATAGCGGAATTTAACGACCTGCTGGCCAACCTGATGTCCTCCAACATAGTGCTGGACTGGCAGGGCAAGGATATTTTAAAGCCCGGCAGCATCTATACCCCGTCCTATGAAATATGGGCGAAAGAAACCGCCGGTCTGGCCGCTTCCGTGCCGGCCCTGCCGGCGCAGCCTGCGGCGCCCGCGCCAGCTCCCGTTGCCGACAGCGCCAGCCGCTTCGGCTTCAACACCAGCAATATCGGCATAAGCGGCATCGCCGCCGGCACGCCCGGCAGCTGGGACAAGGCGTTCCGCGAAGGGAACATTGACGAAATACTGCGGGGGCAGAACCTTATCGAACCGGTTTCGCACAAAAATCAGCAGAGCCAGATTGACAAGAACGTGGAATACGTCGTTAAAGCCAAAGACGGAAACCACCGCATCGAGAAGCTGACGGATGTCGCCCAGGCCGTCAAGCTGGCCGCGCAGAAAGGCAAATTCGAGCTGAGCGAGGAATTCGGGCTGCCGGAAAAATGGGCCCGGTCAATGGACAACACTTTCCGGCTCGCCATCGGCGCGGGCCTGCTCGCGCTTAAAGATGCGGGGATCCCGCTCGTCATGTATTACAAGCGCACCTCGACAGGCGGCTACCTGCCGGAAAAATGGGGCCTGCCCAAAGAGATGATTGACGATACGGGCGTGATTTTCGCCTCGGCTTTCCCGTCAACGGAAAGCGTGATCAAGGAAGTGTCGGGATACCTGACTGCGAAATTCCGGACCGGCACGCTTGCGGACATCGAAACCTTCTACAACACGGTAATCAGCGAGATAAAGAGCCCGGAAACCCGGGCGAAACTGTCGCGCTGGTACGCGGAAAACTTCGCCCGGTACCACGCGCAGGAGAACGGGGCCTATAAATTCAGCACCGACTTTCTGCTCAAGGCGATTCCGCTGGGCCACAGCCAGTTCTGCCAGTGGATCAACGCCAGAGGGCCCGCCACGCATGTGAGCGCGGCCTGTTCAAGCACAACGCAGGCCGTAGGCATCGCCGAAGACTGGATCCGCACGGGCCGCGCCAGACGCATCATCATAATTTCGGCGGACGATGTCACCACCGACATCATGCAGGAATGGGTTCTGGCCGGTTTTCTGGCGACCGGCGCGGCTACGACCGCCGCCGTGGTCAGCCAGGCCGCTCTGCCGTTCGACAAACGCCGGCACGGCATGATTGTGGGCATGGGCGCGGCGGCGCTGGTGGTGGAAGATGAAACTTCCGCCGCACGCCGCGGCGTCAAGCCGCTGGCGCGGGTGCTGGGCACCGAAATAGCCAACTCCGCGTTCCACCCGACCCGGCTCGACGTGAACCATGTGAGCGACGTTATGGAAAGGCTTGTGGCCAAAGTGGAACGGCGTTATGGGTTTAACAGGCTCGACATGGCGAAAAACATGATGTTCATGTCGCACGAAACCTACACTCCGGCCAAGGGGGGAAGCGCATCCGCCGAGGTGAACGCGCTTAAAGAAACGTTCGGGCCCGGCGCGACCGACATCATAGTAAGCAACACCAAAGGATTCACCGGCCACGCCATGGGCGCGGGCCTTGAAGACGTGGTGAGCGTGCGCGCCCTGACAACCGGCAGGGTGCCGCCGATCGCCAACTACCAGGTGCCCGATCCCGAGCTGGCGGGCATCAATCTGAGCAAAGGCGGCAAATACAATTTCAAATATGCGCTGCGCCTTGCGGCCGGGTTCGGCTCGCAGCTGGCGATGACGGTGACGGAACGGCTGTGCACCGACGAGGAATCCAGAATAGCCGACTCAAACGTCCGCGAATCGTGGCTCCGCCTGATATCGGGCCAGAATACGCCGGAACTGGAAATATTCAAAAACACGCTGCGGGTGAAAGATGCCGGCATCAAAAAAGGCGAAACACCCGCCGTAGTAATCGAAGCGCCACAAGCTTTCGTGAAAACCGCGCCTGCGGCCTTACCTGTTATGAAAACCCCGGCGTCGGCTCCCATGCCGGCAGCGGTTGTGCCTGAAGCGGAAAAACCGGCGGCGGCCTCCGCGGCGCCCGGCGCAAACAGCCGGGTGGAGGCGGAGGTGCTTGATCTGGTATCCGAAAAAACCGGCTATCCAAAGGATATGCTGGAGCTTGATCTGGATATGGAAGCCGACCTCGGTATTGACACCGTCAAACAGGCCGAGCTGTTTGTAGCCATCCGCGAGAAATACAGTATCCCTCAAAAAGAAGGTGTGAAACTTAAAGACTATCCCACCATCCGCCACTGCATAAACTTCGTGCTGACGGAAACGGGGCAGGCTCCGTCCGGCGCGGCGACAGCCACAGCCGCCGCACCCGCTGCGCCTGCACCCGCTCCGGCGGCCACGCCGCCCGCCGCGGTTTCCGCGGCAGAACAGGCCGCTCTAACAACCGTGCCGCGGGCAAGCGGCAGCCCGGCGGTGGAAGCGGAAGTGCTTGATCTGGTGTCCGAAAAAACCGGCTATCCAAAGGATATGCTGGAGCTTGATCTGGATATGGAAGCCGACCTCGGTATTGACACCGTCAAACAGGCCGAGCTGTTTGTAGCCATCCGCGAAAAGTACAGCATTCCGCAGAGGGAGGGGATCCAACTGAAGGATTATCCCACCATCCGCCACTGCATAAATTTCGTGCTGACGGAAACGGGACAGGCTCCGTCCGGCGCGGCGACAGCCACAGCCGCCGCACCCGCTGCGCCTGCACCCGCTCCGGCGGCCACGCCGCCCGCCGCGGTTTCCGCGGCAGAACAGGCCGCTCTAACAACCGTGCCGCGGGCAAGCGGCAGCCCGGCGGTGGAAGCGGAAGTGCTTGATCTGGTGTCCGAAAAAACCGGCTATCCAAAGGATATGCTGGAGCTTGATCTGGATATGGAAGCCGACCTCGGTATTGACACCGTCAAACAGGCCGAGCTGTTTGTAGCCATCCGCGAAAAGTACAGCATTCCGCAGAGGGAGGGGATCCAACTGAAGGATTATCCCACCATCCGCCACTGCATAAATTTCGTGCTGACGGAAACGGGACAGGCTCCGTCCGGCGCGGCGACAGCCACAGCCGCCGCACCCGCTGCGCCGGCACCCGCTCCGGCGACCGCGCCGCCCGCCGCGGTTTCCGCGGCGACACCGGTAGCGTCTTCCGCCACGCCGGCGACCGCCGTGCTTGAACGGCCTGCTGTTGCGGTAAGCGCGGGCGCAGCGAAAGTGGAGCAGGCTGTCATAGAACTGGTATCCGAGAAAACCGGCTATCCAAAGGATATGCTGGAGCTTGATCTGGATATGGAAGCCGACCTCGGTATTGACACCGTCAAACAGGCCGAGCTGTTTGTAGCCATCCGCGAAAAGTACAGCATTCCGCAGAGAGAGGGGATCCAGCTGAAGGATTATCCCACCATCCGCCACTGCATAAACTTCGTTTTGCAGGAAACAGCCGCCCCGGCGCAGGACGAGAAACCCGCCACGCACGAAACAGCCGCCCTACCCGTAGCGCAGCAGGCCGGGCCGGAACCGGGCCGCTGCATCAGGCTGGTGCCTGTAACCGTAGAAGCGCCGCTTACCGAGGAATTTGACCGCAAAATCGCGGCGGACCGGCCCGTTCTGCTGTTCTCCGACAATGCCAAACTGACCAAGGCGTTTCAGCACGAACTGCAGAAATTCGCCGTGCCGGTTCATGTTTTCACCTCGCAGAAAACGCGGAGCAAAAACACCGTTATCGTAAACTGGGACAGCATAGAGGACGTCGAGAAGAACCTGCGCGAGTTCGCGGCGGAAAACCCGGACGTGCAGGGCATAATATCTCTGCTCGGCTGCCAGACCAGCGTGCTTGATCTGTCGGCAAGCGCGCATAACGATATGGTGCGCTACGTCATGCCGTATTTTCTGGCATGCAAGGTGTTCGAGAAAGCGCTGGCCAACCAGGCCGGAGCCGACACCTTTATCTCGATCAATATCACGCTTGACGGCGCATTCGGCTTCCGCACCGGCAAACCATTCGATCCGTTCTACGGCGCGATCGCGGGCACGACGCAGTGCCTGCGCAAGGACATGTACGAACTGGCGAAAACCCGCACCAAACTGATAGACTGCGACCCGTCGCTCAGCCCCGCCGCCATAGCCGAACAGACCGTGCATGAAATCATGCGCGGCGACGACCGCATGGCGATCGGGTTTCACGACAGTCTGCGCACCACCTATTTCGCGGTTTCCGAACGGGTGGACACCAGCAAGCTGCGTTACCCGCTCGACGGCAAGACCTTCATAGTAACCGGCGGCGGCCGGGGCCTGGGCGCGCTGTTTTCCCAGCTGGCCGCGAAACGCGCCAAAGTCCGGGTGCTGGTATTCGATATTCTGGAACTGACGGATGATACCCCGAAATACGCCAGAATGAACGAGGCGGAACTGGCGGAGCTGAAACAGTCCGTCTGGAACAGGCTCAAGGCCGACTCGTCCGTAAAAGCGACGCCGGTGCTTCTGGAACGCGAATACGCCCGGCTGACCGATCCCGTAACGCTCCACAACAATCTCCAGAAACTGCGGACGCTGGGCTCGGAGGCCGAATATTACCGGTGCGACGTGACTGACGGCAAAGCCATAGCCGAATGTGTCAAAAAGATCAAAGCAAGGTACGGGCAGATTGACGGAATAGTGCATTTCGCCGGGCTGGAACGCTCGAAACTGGTCAGCGACAAAACCGTGGAGGAATTCTACCGCATCTTCGACGTCAAGGCCGACAGCGCGATGAAACTCGCCGGGTCCGGCGTGCTCAAGAAAGGCGGGTTCTGGGTGTCAGCCTCTTCGATAGCCGGCAAGTTCGGCAATCTGGGCCAGTCCGATTACGCCTGCGCCAACGATTATATCGCCAAGCTGGCGGTCAGCCTGCAGAACTCCGGCTACCGCGGCGTATCCGCCGCGATGACCGCCTACGGCGGCACCGGCATGGCCCTGCGGCCCGGCGTAAAAACATTCCTCGAATCCAACGGCGTGGACTTCATTTACCCCGAAGAAGGGATGACCGCCATTCTGGACGAACTGATGTACTCGGCAAGGCCGGAAATAGTGCTTTCCGGCTCGCTCGGCAAACTGGACACCGACAGCCAGCTCCAGCTGAATTTCTTTCCGGAACGCGGCAGCGGCGGAACGAAATCTGATGCCGGCGAAACCGGCGTTCCGCAGCAGTCCGCGCCCCGGCAGCACGCCGCACGGGAGGAAAATCCCGGCCGGCCGGCAACAACCCGGCAGGAGGATCAGACGAAGGAACACGCCCAGCCCCAGCCGGCCAAACGGCGCATCGAGAAACCGCAGCTCGCCGAAACCGCGCTGAACGAACCGCAGCCCGCCCGTCAGCCGGAACCGGCGGCCGAGCCCGGCGCGGACCCCGAGGTGACCGCCTCGGTGCTGGCCATGATTTCCGACAAAACCGGTTATCCGAAGGATATGCTGGAACTCGATCTGGACATGGAAGCCGACCTCGGCATTGACACCGTCAAGCAGGCCGAGCTGTTCGTGGCGATCCGCGAACATTACGGCATCGGGCGGAGAGAGGGGGTTCAGTTAAAGGACTATCCCACTATCCGCCATTGCATAAACTATGTGCTGGCGGAAAGAGCCGGGGACAGCAACCCTTCTTCCGCGCAGGCCGAACCGCCCGGCGAACAGAAACCGGAGCCGGAACCTGAACCGGCGGCTCACTCTTCGCAGCTTACGCCCGAACCGGTTTTCCGGCATACCGAAAAACAGAAAACGCATACCGAACCGGCGGAACACACCGCCGCGCAAGCCGCGGTGAATTCCGGGTTTCCGTTTCTGGAGCGGGAGACCGCGTTTAAAAAAAACCAGACGCTGAAAACAAGCAAAACCTTCAGCATTGAAACGGATCCGTATCTGGCTGATCACTCGATAGCCGACACGCCGTATGTGCCGGGCGTCATAGGTATTGAAACGTTTTTTGAAGCCGCCGCACGACTTGGCGGCGAACGGCCTCAAATGTTAAGGAATATCCGGTTCTCGCTGCCGATAAAACTGCTGCGCAACCGGCCCCAGCCGGTTCGGATAAACGCGGAACGCAACCGCAACGGCATCACTATGGAAATCGAGTCCGATTTCATTAACGCCAAAGGGGTCAGGATGGGCGCGCCGAGGCGGCACTTCAGCGCGGCAACGGCCGAGAATGCGGCGCTTAAGTGGAAAAGCATGCCCAAGCCGGAATTTCCGCAAGGCAAACCGCTTATTGATAAAGCCGGGATTTACAAACTGTATTTCCACGGGCCGAGTTTTCAGGTGCTGGACCAGATCCATTCAATAGGCAGCAAATCGGTCAGCGCGGTTTACCGCAGGCCGCAAAAACCGCTCTGGGCTGACGGCAATGCCCGCAAACTGCTCGCGCACCCGCTCCTTATCGAAGCCGCTTTCCAGACCTGCGGGTTTCGCGACCTCAACATCGAAAAACGGATGGCCCTGCCCGACGCGGTCGGCCTGGTTTACACCAACCCCGATCCCGACGTGCCGGAAACGCTCTACGTTTACGGCGAGTACAAGGGCCGCAACTCGGAGGGAAGAAGCGTCTACAACGCTTATGTGTACGGGAAAAACGGCACGCTCTGGGCCGAACTGCAGGACTATCAGATGATAGCCCAGTAG
- a CDS encoding MBL fold metallo-hydrolase has protein sequence MRIKFWGVRGSIAVSGPKYNRYGGDTACVEVTGSSGETVILDAGTGIRRLGLELARRKVRSCHILFTHFHWDHILGFPFFAPIYSKKCSVVFTGCPHSGQSVNDMIAKTMEPPNFPVPYDTVSASFSEQPMCRDRFVAGGMTVQAVPLSHPNGGSGYKFTENGRSFVFLTDNELGFKHPGGLSRAGYAKFCRNADLLVHDGEYTATEYTARRGWGHSNAEAAVALALKSGAKRLALYHHNQERTDDAIDAIVGSCRKLAAGSELGIFAAADNMELEV, from the coding sequence ATGAGGATAAAATTCTGGGGAGTGCGCGGCAGCATAGCCGTCAGCGGGCCTAAATACAACCGGTACGGGGGCGATACCGCCTGTGTGGAGGTGACGGGCTCGTCGGGCGAAACCGTTATACTGGACGCCGGAACCGGCATCCGCCGCCTGGGTCTGGAATTGGCGCGCCGCAAGGTGCGGAGCTGTCATATTCTGTTCACTCATTTCCATTGGGATCATATTCTGGGTTTTCCGTTTTTTGCGCCTATTTACAGTAAGAAATGTTCGGTGGTGTTTACCGGGTGCCCTCATTCCGGCCAGTCGGTGAATGATATGATCGCCAAAACGATGGAACCCCCCAATTTCCCCGTGCCTTATGACACCGTTTCCGCGTCGTTCAGCGAACAGCCTATGTGCCGCGACAGGTTCGTTGCCGGCGGCATGACTGTTCAAGCCGTCCCGCTTTCCCATCCCAACGGAGGCAGCGGGTATAAATTTACCGAAAACGGGCGCTCGTTCGTGTTCCTGACCGATAATGAGCTCGGGTTCAAACATCCCGGCGGGCTCAGCAGGGCCGGTTACGCGAAATTCTGCCGGAACGCCGATTTGCTGGTGCATGACGGCGAATATACCGCAACGGAATACACTGCCCGGCGGGGCTGGGGCCATTCGAACGCGGAGGCGGCTGTCGCGCTGGCCCTTAAATCCGGCGCGAAGCGGCTGGCTCTTTATCATCACAATCAGGAACGCACGGACGATGCCATTGATGCCATAGTGGGTTCCTGCCGGAAACTGGCGGCCGGTTCCGAACTGGGAATTTTCGCCGCCGCGGATAACATGGAACTGGAGGTCTGA